A window of the Butyricimonas virosa genome harbors these coding sequences:
- a CDS encoding alpha-L-fucosidase yields MLLRGCLVILLIGVQFALGQQKPNPDWVNQKFSMFIHWGLYSELGGVWKGQPVRAGYSEQIQSFAKIPKVEYEAVAKVFDPEKWNADSVVALAKAAGMKSIVFTSKHHDGFCMYHSKYTKYNVVDATPFKRDVMKELSDACRRQGVKFAVYYSLIDWNFPGNGITPHNADAISKEHHAFSMHQVEEIMTNYGPISEIWFDMGSLSGQQSKELYDLVNRLQPQCMVSGRLGNDRGDFAVMADNAYPDYKIGVPWQTPASFFDETWSYRSWQERGSLDKKIDEKLRSLVKVVSRGGNFLLNIGPRGDGSVVEFERDALLAMGKWMKRYGEAIYNTTANPFDHAVEWGNITCKGNNLYLFVEKVPTNREIVLNGLIGKAKKASLLADEKVLNLKQDGQSVSVNIPGDVKPDRGMIVVKLEFAGTFRVVPDQVLETGELSAVNAIPVYAYSSMDYYSSFRSTVGFSWHFKKLGKTITPTIIYTTGDQGKELRLVVDGKEQVTTLTGGEVQQLNNHPEGITWGKVYIHEPQADRFNGNIGGIKEEINVNAEGWRSWDDFRAGKALNVPMREKQSIHVLHKFTSDREQDVLVELGVADGVQVALNGENVLLRTYVGGIPRTNEVIKLHLKKGDNQLVVKLHNRYGTEVTYLMNTNVKQAMYRLRLKPMKLYSGEIHDCNLEMAHPANNNSDMGLRDIRVELE; encoded by the coding sequence ATGTTATTACGCGGATGTTTAGTTATTTTATTGATAGGCGTGCAATTCGCTTTGGGACAGCAAAAACCAAATCCCGATTGGGTGAATCAGAAGTTTTCCATGTTTATTCATTGGGGATTATATTCTGAGCTGGGAGGGGTCTGGAAGGGACAGCCGGTTCGTGCCGGATACAGCGAACAGATACAATCTTTTGCCAAAATTCCCAAAGTGGAGTACGAGGCCGTGGCAAAAGTATTCGATCCGGAGAAATGGAATGCTGATTCCGTGGTGGCTTTGGCAAAGGCGGCAGGGATGAAGTCCATCGTGTTCACGTCGAAGCATCATGACGGGTTTTGCATGTATCATTCCAAATATACGAAATATAATGTTGTGGATGCAACTCCTTTCAAGCGGGACGTGATGAAAGAGTTATCGGATGCTTGCCGACGGCAGGGAGTAAAGTTTGCGGTTTATTATTCATTAATTGATTGGAACTTCCCGGGTAATGGTATTACGCCTCATAATGCAGATGCGATTTCAAAGGAGCATCATGCGTTTAGTATGCATCAGGTAGAAGAGATCATGACGAATTACGGTCCGATTTCAGAAATTTGGTTTGATATGGGCTCTTTGAGCGGACAACAGAGTAAAGAGTTATATGATCTTGTGAATCGTTTACAACCGCAGTGTATGGTGAGCGGGCGTTTGGGAAATGACCGGGGAGATTTTGCCGTGATGGCGGATAATGCTTATCCGGATTATAAGATCGGTGTGCCTTGGCAGACTCCGGCCTCGTTTTTTGATGAGACGTGGAGTTACCGTTCTTGGCAGGAACGGGGAAGTTTGGATAAAAAGATTGATGAGAAATTACGTAGTTTGGTGAAGGTGGTAAGTCGAGGGGGTAACTTTTTGCTGAATATTGGTCCAAGAGGGGATGGCTCTGTGGTGGAGTTTGAGCGGGATGCCTTGTTAGCCATGGGAAAATGGATGAAACGTTACGGGGAGGCAATTTATAATACAACGGCTAATCCTTTTGATCATGCTGTTGAGTGGGGGAATATTACCTGTAAGGGGAATAATCTTTATTTGTTTGTTGAGAAGGTTCCGACTAACCGGGAGATTGTTTTGAACGGGTTGATCGGGAAAGCGAAAAAAGCGAGTTTGTTAGCTGACGAGAAGGTTTTGAACTTGAAACAGGATGGGCAGTCCGTGTCGGTAAATATTCCCGGGGATGTGAAGCCGGACCGGGGCATGATCGTGGTGAAACTGGAGTTTGCCGGAACATTTCGGGTTGTTCCCGATCAGGTGCTTGAAACGGGCGAATTGTCGGCAGTAAATGCTATTCCCGTGTATGCTTATTCTAGTATGGATTATTATTCCAGTTTCCGGAGTACGGTCGGTTTTAGCTGGCATTTCAAGAAACTCGGGAAGACAATAACCCCGACAATTATTTACACGACAGGAGATCAGGGAAAAGAACTCCGTTTGGTTGTTGACGGGAAAGAGCAGGTGACGACGTTGACGGGCGGGGAGGTGCAACAGTTGAACAATCATCCGGAAGGAATTACATGGGGTAAAGTGTATATACACGAGCCTCAAGCGGATCGTTTCAATGGTAATATTGGGGGGATAAAAGAAGAGATAAACGTGAATGCGGAGGGGTGGCGTTCGTGGGATGATTTCAGGGCGGGAAAAGCTTTGAATGTTCCGATGCGGGAAAAACAGTCGATACACGTGTTGCACAAGTTTACGAGTGATCGGGAGCAGGATGTGCTGGTTGAGCTGGGTGTTGCCGATGGGGTACAAGTGGCCTTAAATGGAGAGAATGTATTGTTGCGCACGTATGTGGGTGGGATACCCCGGACCAATGAGGTGATAAAACTACATTTGAAAAAAGGAGATAACCAGTTGGTAGTGAAATTACACAATCGTTACGGGACAGAAGTAACCTATTTGATGAATACAAACGTGAAACAAGCGATGTATAGACTTCGATTGAAACCGATGAAGCTCTATTCCGGGGAAATTCACGACTGTAATCTTGAAATGGCTCATCCTGCTAACAATAACAGTGATATGGGGCTACGGGATATACGAGTTGAACTAGAATAA
- a CDS encoding transposase: MSVATKSSGLSRHTIEEKIEAVRQRIFQESSFRELQERHGICSATLSVWIKKYKAEVLRRFPVKDLPLYVLKYQETMTTEEENELTRLRRENEDLKLLHEANLLMIDMAKERFGIDIKKNYEEMLSGGCLKEVPGVKGNDE, from the coding sequence ATGTCAGTAGCAACAAAATCCAGTGGTTTGTCTCGCCACACGATCGAAGAAAAAATAGAGGCAGTGCGTCAACGAATTTTTCAAGAGAGTAGTTTCCGAGAACTCCAGGAACGTCACGGGATCTGTAGCGCGACGTTAAGCGTTTGGATCAAGAAATATAAAGCTGAAGTTCTTCGTCGTTTCCCGGTAAAAGACTTACCTTTATACGTTCTTAAATACCAGGAAACCATGACCACGGAAGAAGAAAATGAACTCACTCGCCTTCGCCGCGAGAACGAGGACTTGAAATTACTACACGAGGCGAACCTGCTGATGATCGACATGGCCAAGGAGCGTTTCGGCATCGATATAAAAAAAAACTACGAGGAGATGTTATCCGGCGGGTGCTTGAAGGAAGTGCCCGGCGTAAAGGGCAACGACGAGTAG
- a CDS encoding IS3 family transposase, protein MCGHFGYSKQAYYRGQRAGDKLERECYLLSLVRDIREDMPNLGGVKLWKKLNSSGVQVGRDELYRLLRAHDLMVKHEKRRVVTTDSSGWFRQFPNLVKGLEIKRHNQVWVSDITYVDTLSGFVFLSLVTDAYSRRIMGWFVHDKLNTEGPLNALYRAFLQVRASEIEGTIHHSDRGVQYCSYQYNTTLGMKRMNTSMTQDGSPYDNAIAERVNGILKREWLEQEVFVNIEQVRVRVEKVVALYNGQRPHFSIGLNTPDSIYRDLTGKFAFHMY, encoded by the coding sequence TTGTGCGGTCACTTCGGCTACAGCAAGCAGGCCTACTACCGCGGGCAGCGGGCTGGCGACAAACTGGAGAGGGAGTGTTACCTTCTATCGCTCGTCCGGGACATACGCGAGGACATGCCAAACCTCGGCGGGGTGAAACTATGGAAGAAGCTAAATTCCAGCGGTGTCCAGGTCGGGCGTGACGAGCTTTACCGCTTGCTTCGCGCTCACGACTTGATGGTCAAGCACGAGAAAAGGCGAGTGGTAACGACGGATTCCAGCGGGTGGTTCCGGCAGTTCCCAAACCTGGTGAAAGGGCTGGAGATCAAGCGCCACAACCAGGTTTGGGTCAGTGATATCACTTACGTGGACACGCTCTCGGGGTTCGTCTTTCTCTCCCTGGTGACGGATGCCTACTCCCGCCGGATCATGGGGTGGTTCGTGCACGACAAGTTAAACACGGAAGGACCGTTGAACGCCTTGTACAGGGCCTTCTTGCAGGTCAGGGCAAGCGAGATCGAGGGCACGATACATCACTCGGACAGGGGCGTGCAGTATTGTAGTTACCAGTACAACACAACGCTGGGGATGAAGCGGATGAACACGAGCATGACCCAGGACGGATCTCCGTACGATAACGCTATCGCGGAGAGGGTGAACGGGATTCTCAAGAGGGAGTGGCTGGAACAGGAGGTTTTCGTGAACATCGAACAGGTCAGGGTGAGGGTGGAGAAGGTCGTCGCGTTGTACAACGGGCAGAGACCGCACTTCTCTATAGGGCTGAACACGCCTGATTCGATTTACCGGGACTTGACCGGAAAGTTCGCCTTCCACATGTACTAG